A window of the Gossypium hirsutum isolate 1008001.06 chromosome A05, Gossypium_hirsutum_v2.1, whole genome shotgun sequence genome harbors these coding sequences:
- the LOC107904266 gene encoding caffeoylshikimate esterase: MARHPIAEANEESPFGTLTPDEFYARHSVSHSSEFITNARGLKLFTQSWTPLDTPITGIVAVVHGFTGESSWFLQLTSVLFAKSGFATCAIDHQGHGFSEGLDGLDTHIPNIEGVVDDCIQCFDSFRARHAPDLPAFLYSESLGGAIALYISLRQKGVWDGLILNGAMCGISAKFKPPWPLEHFLFIVAKLIPTWRVVPTRGSIPDVSFKEPWKRKLAIASPRRTVARPRAATAYELIRVCNDLQGRFEEVDVPLLIVHGGDDVVCDPACVEELYKRAASTDKTLRIHPGMWHQLVGEPEESVELVFGEMIDWLKSRGSRATKAKGASGLSAAVGSTSG, from the coding sequence ATGGCCCGGCATCCGATAGCCGAAGCCAACGAGGAGAGCCCCTTCGGCACCTTAACTCCGGACGAATTCTATGCCCGCCACTCAGTGAGTCACTCATCCGAGTTCATCACTAACGCTCGCGGTCTCAAACTCTTCACCCAGTCTTGGACCCCACTCGATACTCCGATCACTGGAATCGTCGCCGTTGTCCACGGGTTCACCGGCGAGTCGAGCTGGTTCCTCCAACTTACCTCTGTTCTTTTTGCCAAATCGGGATTCGCCACGTGTGCGATCGATCACCAGGGCCACGGATTCTCCGAAGGCCTTGACGGACTCGATACTCATATTCCGAACATCGAAGGCGTTGTCGACGATTGCATTCAGTGCTTTGACTCTTTCCGTGCTCGTCACGCGCCGGATTTGCCTGCCTTTTTGTACTCGGAATCGCTTGGCGGAGCTATTGCCCTTTATATCTCTCTCCGTCAAAAAGGCGTGTGGGATGGCTTGATTCTCAATGGAGCAATGTGCGGGATAAGCGCTAAATTCAAGCCACCATGGCCGTTGGAACATTTTCTGTTCATAGTCGCCAAACTTATCCCCACCTGGCGAGTGGTTCCGACGCGCGGGTCTATACCGGATGTTTCGTTTAAAGAACCCTGGAAGAGGAAGTTGGCGATAGCCAGTCCTAGGAGAACAGTAGCAAGGCCACGCGCCGCCACGGCATACGAGCTCATCCGAGTATGCAACGATTTGCAAGGGCGGTTTGAGGAAGTGGATGTTCCATTGCTAATTGTGCACGGTGGTGATGACGTGGTGTGTGATCCGGCTTGCGTGGAGGAGCTTTATAAACGCGCCGCCAGCACCGACAAGACATTGAGGATCCATCCAGGGATGTGGCACCAATTGGTTGGTGAACCGGAGGAAAGCGTCGAGTTAGTTTTTGGGGAAATGATTGATTGGCTTAAAAGTAGAGGTTCACGCGCCACAAAGGCAAAGGGTGCCAGTGGTCTAAGCGCCGCTGTTGGCAGTACTAGTGGATAG
- the LOC107904263 gene encoding patatin-like protein 6 gives MSSNTPSEMQEPSIDTDKLSYEIFSILESKFLFGYDDNQKLWIPKPISPPASEPMVQPGDENSLPAIKNQRGKICILSIDSGGMKGILCGKALAYLEKALKSKSGNPNARIADYFDVAAGSSVGGIFTAMLFATRDNNQPIFTAEETWRFLADNGKRIYRSGAGKNGGILKKILKNGSTGSSSNGMEKVMKEAFTAGRRSLTLKDTLKPVLIPCYDLSSTAPFLFSRADALETDSFDFPLWEVCRATSAEPGLSGPVLMQSVDGQTKCVAVDGGLAMSNPTVAAITHVLHNKQEFPFVRGVEDLLVLSLGTGQLLEVSYEYEQVRNWRLKDWAKPMTRISGDGSADSVDQTVAMAFQQCRSSNYVRIQANGSSLGRCGPNVDTDPSPSNVKLLMEIGEEMLKQKNVESILFGGKRISEESNMEKLDWFAGELVLEHQRRSCRIAPTVAFKQPSPKIN, from the exons ATGTCGTCTAATACTCCATCAGAGATGCAAGAACCGAGCATCGATACGGATAAGTTGAGTTATGAAATCTTTTCTATACTGGAAAGCAAATTTTTGTTTGGGTACGATGACAATCAGAAGCTATGGATTCCCAAACCGATCTCTCCCCCGGCTTCGGAACCGATGGTTCAACCGGGTGACGAGAATTCCTTGCCAGCTATAAAGAACCAGAGGGGTAAAATCTGTATTTTGAGTATTGATAGCGGTGGCATGAAAGGAATTCTTTGCGGGAAAGCGTTGGCTTATCTTGAAAAAGCCTTGAAATCCAAGTCGGGTAATCCAAACGCTCGAATCGCCGATTATTTCGACGTCGCCGCGGGTTCAAGTGTCGGTGGTATCTTCACCGCCATGCTTTTTGCCACCAGAGATAACAACCAACCGATTTTCACCGCCGAGGAGACGTGGCGGTTCCTTGCTGATAATGGGAAGAGGATCTACCGGTCCGGTGCGGGTAAAAACGGCGGTATTCTAAAGAAGATTTTGAAAAACGGTTCGACCGGGTCAAGTTCGAACGGTATGGAGAAGGTCATGAAGGAGGCGTTCACGGCGGGTAGAAGGAGTTTGACGTTGAAAGATACACTAAAGCCGGTTTTGATTCCGTGTTATGATCTTTCCAGTACGGCGCCTTTTTTGTTTTCGAGGGCCGATGCTTTGGAGACGGATAGTTTCGACTTCCCATTATGGGAGGTTTGTCGGGCAACCTCGGCTGAACCGGGCTTATCCGGACCGGTATTGATGCAATCCGTTGACGGTCAAACCAAGTGTGTGGCGGTCGATGGTGGGTTGGCAATGAGCAACCCGACCGTTGCAGCCATTACGCATGTGTTACATAATAAACAGGAGTTTCCTTTCGTTAGAGGGGTTGAGGATTTGTTGGTGCTGTCATTGGGGACGGGTCAGCTCCTTGAGGTTAGCTATGAATATGAGCAAGTCAGGAATTGGAGGCTCAAGGATTGGGCTAAACCGATGACTCGTATATCCGGCGACGGTTCAGCCGACTCGGTGGATCAAACCGTCGCCATGGCCTTTCAACAATGCAGAAGCAGTAATTACGTAAGAATTCAG GCAAATGGGTCCAGTTTAGGAAGGTGTGGTCCAAATGTAGATACAGACCCTAGCCCCAGCAATGTTAAATTGCTGATGGAGATAGGTGAGGAAATGCTGAAGCAAAAAAACGTTGAATCAATTCTGTTTGGAGGTAAAAGGATTAGTGAAGAAAGCAATATGGAGAAATTAGATTGGTTTGCCGGTGAACTTGTTTTGGAACATCAGAGGAGGAGTTGCAGAATTGCTCCCACTGTTGCTTTCAAGCAACCCAGCCCTAAGATCAACTAG